The Prosthecobacter debontii genomic sequence TCCAAGCATGCAGGCAGAGCGGTGCTGCCTCGGTATCCAGCGTCTGGGTATCCCCCACCTGCCCGCCTGACAGATAGACCGGATCTCCCACGATGGGGAAACCGAGCTGCCAGAGATGAATGCGAATCTGGTTGGTTCGGCCAGTGATGGGACGAGCTTCCAGCAGCGCGGAGCCATCCGCATCTCGGCGCAGGACACGGAACTCCGTGCGGGCTTCCCGCCCCTGCTCCTCATCCACCTCCCGACTTCCCAGTGCCCCCGGTACATCGCTGATGGGTGCCTCGCAGGAAAAGCTGTCCTGCTCTGGATGTCCCTGAACACGGGCCAGATAGACCTTTTCCACCTCACCTCGGGAAAACTGCCGCTGCACCTGTCCGGCAAAGTGACGTGTCCGCGCTACGATGACGAGGCCCGTGGTATTCGCATCCAGGCGATGGCAGGGGCGTGGTTTCTGCGGCTCATACACCTGATGCAGGATGTATTGCAGCGTGTTGCGATTGAAGCGTCCCCCGGCATGCATGGGCAGCGGGGCCGGTTTCTCCAGCACGATCACCGCCTCATCCTCATGCAGGATCCGGATATCCAAATTCACCTCAGGCTCCACCAGCGCAGGGATCAGGCGCAGGTAGCGCTCACCCGCACGCACCACCTGATGCGGAGGCACGGGCTGGTGATCCTGATTGAGAATACGCTGATTTTCAAAACGCATCAGCAACTCCATGCGTGGCACATGCGGCAGCACCGTCGCCAGGGTATCCAGCAGCGTCAGGCCATCGCAGGACTGAGGCACATTCAGCGGCTGTTCATGGTCATAGGGCACGCTGCCCGGCAGCGGCGTGGTCAGCAGACGGATCTGCTCATGCCGCACCGCGATGCTTTCCTTCATCTGCTCCTCGGTCGTCTTGTAGCAGTAGGGGCAGGACACATGCGCCTCATAGCGGCGATCCTTCTGATCCTCTTCACTCAGTGGTGTCTGACAGACAAAACACTGCGTGGATTCCGTCTCCGCCAGAGCTGGATCGACCCCCACGCGTTGATCGAAGACAAAGCACTCGCCATCATAATAATCCCCCCCGACCTCCTCGAAGTATTTCAAGATGCCGCCCTCCAGCTGCCACACCTGCTGAAAGCCCTCACGCTCCATGAAAGGGGCCGCCTTTTCACAGCGAATGCCTCCGGTGCAGAAGGTGACGATGGGCTGGTTCTTCAGTTCTTCCGGCAGCTTGCGCACCGCTTCGGGGAAATCGCGAAAGTGATCCACCCCAATGATGTGGGCATTTTTAAAGGTGCCCAGCTTCACCTCGTAATCGTTGCGGGTATCCAGCAGCGTGATGGGCCGCCCCTCATCCAGCCACTGCTTCAGCGTCCGTGCCTCCATCCGTGGCGAGGTGTATTTTGCAGGCTCGATCCCCTCCACGCCAAAGGCGATGATCTCCTTCTTGATGCGCACCAGCATGCGGCGGAAGGGCTGCTCGTCACTCTCACTGTACTTCGGCATCAGACCTTCCAGCCCCTCAATGGCGCGCAGGTCGGCTAGCAGCAACTCGATCTCAGCGGCCGGTCCTGCCACGAAAAGATTGATCCCCTCCGTGCTCAGCAGGATCGTTCCCTTCAGGCCCCAGGCACGGCATTGAGTGACCAAACGCTCGCGCAGAGACTTCAGGTCCGTCAGCGTGGCGAACTTGTAGGCGGCGATGTTGGTGATGACAGGGGCAGCAGTCTCAGGCATGGAAAAGGGGAAAAGGAAAACGGACGGAGGGGGAGAGATTGTATTCCTTTTTCCATCCACTGCACACGGAATCGTGACACACGGATTTTGGCAAACAGCCATCCGATCCTGTCCACATCGTCCGCATTGAAGACTTGCCCTCTCCCGTCACTGCCGCCAACATGGCACCATGCCCCAGCGCATTGCCCTCTTCGGAGGCAGCTTCAATCCTCCCGGCCTTCACCATCGAGTCATCGCGCAGCGACTCGCACGCGAGTTCGATGAAGTGCGCGTCATCCCCTGCGGCCCGCGCCCGGACAAGCCCGTCACGGATTCCATCCCGCCCGTTTACCGCGCCACGCTGGCCGATCTCACCTTTGGCGACCTGCCCCGCGTCACTGTGGATCTCTTCGATCTCGAACAGGCCACCTTCACCCGCAACTGGGACCTGCAAAAGCGCTATGAAAGCCTGGGCGAAGTCTGGCATGTCGTCGGAGGTGACCTCGTCAGCGGCGGCGCTCTCGGCAAGTCACTCATCCAGCGCACCTGGGCCCACGGACCCGAGCTGTGGCAGAGCGCCCACTTCGCCATCCTTACCCGTCCCGGCTACACCATTGATCGGGCCGATCTCCCGCCCCAATCGCATGTCATTGTCCTTGAGGAACCCGGCTCCAGCACCCTCATCCGAGATCACCTCGTCCATGGGCAAAACGTGGCCCACTTTCTAGCCCCGCGGGCCCATGAATACATCCAGCGCTACGGTCTCTACCGCGCGCCGAATCCCAGCAGTTGGGCTCGCCAAAGCCTCAGCGGCCAGAGCTACGCCATCCAGGCCGATAACCACAATGCCAAAGCCCAGGGCTGGCTGGCCGAGATCGGTCCAGGCACCGAGGATAAACCCGACTTCATCACCGTCCTCGGCGGCGATGGGGCCATGCTCCGCTGCATCCGCGAACGCTGGCGTGAGCGCCGCCCCTTTTTCGGCATCAATGCCGGCCACCTCGGCTTTCTCATGAACGCCCCCGAGCAGGCCTTCAGTTCCTCATTCCCGCCTGCCGATGTCATCCTACGTCAGCTCCCCATGCTGTATCTGGAGGTCGAAGATCGCCAGGGCCGCGTGCAGGAGGCCTATGGATTCAACGACGCCTGGCTGGAGCGTTCCACCAGCCAGAGTTCCTGGCTGCAAGTCTGGGTCAATGGCGTTGAGCGCATTCCCAAGCTCATCAGCGATGGTGCCCTCGTCGCCACCGCTGCTGGTTCCACCGCTTACGCACGCAGCATGGGTGCCAGCCCCCTCCTGGCCGATACCCCCGCTTGGTTATTGGTCGGCTCCAATGTCATGGAGCCTTCCCAGTGGCGCAGCGCCCTGCTCTCCGTGGATACCACCGTGGAACTGCGCAATCTCAGCCCCGAACACCGTCCCGTCGAAGCCTTCGTGGATGGCCTCAGCCTCGGTGAAGTCGTCTCCTTCCGGGCCCGCATCAGCCGCGCCGCCTGCGCCGAAGTCGCCTTCTGCGCCAGCCACGACATGGCCGAAAAAATCGCCGCCATCCAGTTCCACCGCCCTCAGGTGGGGTGATTCTAGAATGGCATTCAGCCCAGAGTGCGCTCAATCACTCCGCCGCTGCTGGTCTAAACCTCTCTGCGATTCGATCGACTCCGCCCCGGGGTCCTTCCATGGGTTCAAAGCTCGATGTCGTCGCATTCCATCCGGTGCGGGTGGGATACGGATACAGCGGCATGTCCCAGACAGTCTTGCCTTTGCCATTCTCCTCGGCATGGCGGCCTAACAAGGAGGTGGGAGCAACACCCGTCTCTCGCCAAGCGCGGACGGCTTCGAGGAGATTCGGCGGCTGATTGATGCCAGGACCACCACCGTGGGCGAGGCCGGGGACAATGTAGAATTGGAAAAAGGAACGGACTTTGTCCAGGCTACCGCCGAAGTGAGCGATCACGCGCTCGTAGTAA encodes the following:
- a CDS encoding NAD(+)/NADH kinase; this translates as MPQRIALFGGSFNPPGLHHRVIAQRLAREFDEVRVIPCGPRPDKPVTDSIPPVYRATLADLTFGDLPRVTVDLFDLEQATFTRNWDLQKRYESLGEVWHVVGGDLVSGGALGKSLIQRTWAHGPELWQSAHFAILTRPGYTIDRADLPPQSHVIVLEEPGSSTLIRDHLVHGQNVAHFLAPRAHEYIQRYGLYRAPNPSSWARQSLSGQSYAIQADNHNAKAQGWLAEIGPGTEDKPDFITVLGGDGAMLRCIRERWRERRPFFGINAGHLGFLMNAPEQAFSSSFPPADVILRQLPMLYLEVEDRQGRVQEAYGFNDAWLERSTSQSSWLQVWVNGVERIPKLISDGALVATAAGSTAYARSMGASPLLADTPAWLLVGSNVMEPSQWRSALLSVDTTVELRNLSPEHRPVEAFVDGLSLGEVVSFRARISRAACAEVAFCASHDMAEKIAAIQFHRPQVG
- a CDS encoding oxygen-dependent tRNA uridine(34) hydroxylase TrhO, encoding MPETAAPVITNIAAYKFATLTDLKSLRERLVTQCRAWGLKGTILLSTEGINLFVAGPAAEIELLLADLRAIEGLEGLMPKYSESDEQPFRRMLVRIKKEIIAFGVEGIEPAKYTSPRMEARTLKQWLDEGRPITLLDTRNDYEVKLGTFKNAHIIGVDHFRDFPEAVRKLPEELKNQPIVTFCTGGIRCEKAAPFMEREGFQQVWQLEGGILKYFEEVGGDYYDGECFVFDQRVGVDPALAETESTQCFVCQTPLSEEDQKDRRYEAHVSCPYCYKTTEEQMKESIAVRHEQIRLLTTPLPGSVPYDHEQPLNVPQSCDGLTLLDTLATVLPHVPRMELLMRFENQRILNQDHQPVPPHQVVRAGERYLRLIPALVEPEVNLDIRILHEDEAVIVLEKPAPLPMHAGGRFNRNTLQYILHQVYEPQKPRPCHRLDANTTGLVIVARTRHFAGQVQRQFSRGEVEKVYLARVQGHPEQDSFSCEAPISDVPGALGSREVDEEQGREARTEFRVLRRDADGSALLEARPITGRTNQIRIHLWQLGFPIVGDPVYLSGGQVGDTQTLDTEAAPLCLHAWKVTFTHPMQKQRVAFETALPTWA